The nucleotide window AAGGAATGGATTTCCGGGCAGGTCGGGCGTCAGATCGATCGTACCCGTCAATTGATTGCCGATCGCGAAGATGCCAGTCAGCGGCAGCTCGTACTGGCCGGATCGGGTGTCGAAGTCGAAGTGGGAGGTGGATACACGCCGGCCGGTGATCCGGCCCGAAGCAGGATTGGCAGCGAGGACCCTGGCCAGGCGCGCCGGTTGTGTCACCAACAAGGAGAACGGAGCCGGGTTCGACTGCCCGTCCGGGGTGGTGCGACCGTAGAGCAGGGCCGCCTCACGCAGAAGACTGGCCTGCCCGTGGTCATCCACGTGAATCAGCACGCGCATGGGGAATCCCGCGGAGACCGTTCCCGCGGCCGTCGCGTTGGTGGCATGCGCCTGGGCCACGTTGGTGATCACGACCGATCCCATCCACAGGCCGGTGTTCAAGGATCCGTTGGTGAGACCGCCGGTCGATCCTGACCCGGCTTGTTGCGATGCCGCGATGCGAACGGGAAGGTAGTACATCGTGCCCTGGCCGTCGCTGGCACGGTAGATGTTGGTGTGGGTGCTGAAGCTGCCTGGCACCGCGTCCACCAGCAGCCTCAGGTGCTTCACCCCGCCCGGAGCGACACCCTCCTCGTGCGTCTGGAAGCCGGTGAACCGGGGGGTCGCGAGGGATCCATGGTCCAGCGCCAGGGGCGATTCGAGGTCCGTGGCCGACTCGAACCGGATGACCTGGGACAGGACGCTGTGGTTTCGCACGGTCAGACGGCCACGCGGCGCGGCATCGCCGAATTCGAGTCCCGGTCCGCTGGTGTGTTCGAGGCTGAATGGACCCTGGTAGTTCGAGGGTGCCCGGGCGCGAATCCAGTAGGCCTCTCCGCGACGCACCGGGGCATTGGGGTCGATTTCGACCCATTCGCCCGAGGGTTTCAGGCGATAGGCGGGCTCCAGGGTTGCCTGTCGTGTGTCGTAATGGGCTGGGGAAGGTCTGAAGAAGCCAAGAAAGGTGGGTGGCGCCCCCGGATCCACCGGCAGGCCGCGCAGGTGGAAGCGGCCCGGCAGCCATTCGGTGGTCTGAAGGGATGGAGTGCCCGTGACATGCCAGTCCACGGCGTTGGTGCCCGCGATCTTAACGAGATAGGCGCGCCGGGGCAGTATCGCATGGAGGTTGCCGAGCATGGCTTCGGGGCTTTGCGCGGGAAAGGCCGCAAGCCACTGTGCCCTGTTCCATCCGCTGGAGCTGGGATTCTGGATGAAGTCCGTTGCGCTGACGCGTTCGGACCAGGTCCACAAGCTGACGAAATTCAAGTCCCCAAGCACGACGGCGGGCGTGCGGTCGGGCGGATCCACTTCAAGCCAGATGGCATTCCAGCCGGGCTGCAGGTTGAAGGTCTGGGTAAGCGATTGCGCGGGCGCCTGCATGGCGACTGCAAGAAGGACGGCTGCAACGCAGAGATACGAAGGAAGGAAGGGCGGAACGGCTTCCGGTGCCTGGCCTTCGGACTCTTCGTGCCTTGGAGATTTCAGTGGGATCATGGAGGGGGAGTGCGGGTGGATCGATCAGCGGAGCGGCAGATGCGGCGGGCGGATGGCGACCCGGGGCGGTGCCTGGCAGAGTTCTGCCAGCAGGTTGGTATCGATGCGGACCGGGTGGGCTCGCTTGAGACCCTCGTAGAACGCCGCTTCCGCCTCAAGGGCCCGAGTCCGGCTGAGTTGCTGGCTGATGCGCTCCCGAACGTCGGCCAGGGGAAGAGGCTCGCTGGGCTGGCGGGCGATGAGTTTGAGAAGGAAGAGCCCTTCTGAGGTCCTGATTGCCGGGCTGATTTCGCCCTGCCGGCGAAGCGCAAAGAGGGCGGTAACCACCTCGTCGGGCCAGGCGCCGGCTGCCGTGTCATGAGTCATCCATCCGACGTCTCCTCCCAGATGTCGTGTCGCCCGATGCTCCGAGTGTGCCCGGGCCAGTTCGCCGAAATCCGGAGCGGAATCCGCCTGTTGGACAGCCTGATCCCGCAACGCTGCCAGTCGTGCCACCAGGGCCTCCTTCCTCTCCTCATCGGCAAGCGGGGACTGCCGGATGAGGATCAGGGCGGCCCGGATGCGTTCTGGAGATGAGTAGTGACTCAGGTGACGCTCATAGTGATCCTCGATTTCCGCCTCGGTGGGTGGAGGAAGGGCCCCACCTGTACGCTCCCGTTCCTCGGCAAAGCGATTGATGACGAAGTCACGCCAGGCGGCAAGGATGTCCGGGCGCTCGTCGAATGCCGTCCTCCGGGCCTCCGCATGGAGAAGTTCACGCCTGATCAGGTCATCCAGCACGGCGGCCTTGTCTGCCGGTGCGACCGTCCCCTGATTGCGTTGGATCCACGCGCCCAGGAGTGTGTCGGGTGAGATCGCCTGACTCCCGACAACCGCGATCGCCCCCTGACTCAACGCAACGCCCTCGCTGGCGACTGCCGTGGTCTTCGAGGTTGTATAGGGTCCGCAGGAGGCCAGGAAGGGGAGAAGCAGGAGGGGGGCAATCCGGGAGAGCGCCGTTGTGCGCGGTGCCGGAGGCCGGGAGAAACTGGGTTCGGGGCGGGCGATCGCTGTGCGCGGTGTCTTCATGCCGGGTCTGACTCCATGGGAATCGTTACCGGCCCTACTTACATGGAAAGGAACCAAACGTTACACGACAGGCGATTCGCATCCGGGAGCCGAGCCTCCCATCCAGGGTCAATAACCCAAGGCCTGACCTGCAGGCGCCTGTCCCGCTGGCGAACGGTGGGGTTTCCTTGGGCCATCGAAGGCATTGCCCGGCGCGGGCGGGCTCTTCATCCTCGCCGCCGTGCCCGCCTGGTTCATCTGGACGACCACCGCGCTGCTCTCCTGGGGGCTGTGGGCGGTGCTGTCCAAGGCGCTTGGCGACGCGCTCACGGCGGAACAGAGCCAGGCGCTCTCGACGCTCGGTCTGCTGCCGATTCTGCCTGCGCTCGCGTGGCGCAGCCGGGGCAGGCTGCGAGGTGCGTCATCCAGGGGCCTGGCGCTTGCCTTCCTCGGCGGCGTCATCACCTGCCTGGGGAACATCGCGTTCTACGCGGCCCTGGCGCGCGGCGAGAAGGTCGCGGCGGTCGCGTCGCTCACGGCGATCTCGCCGCTGGTCACGGTGCTGCTCGCGGTGCTGCTTCTGCGCGAGCGCATGAACCGTGTCCAGCTCGCCGGCCTCGCGATGTCGTTCGTCGCCATCTGGCTGTTCAACGTGCAGCACGAGCGTGGGCTGCTGTCGAGCACGGTCCTGTTCGCGCTGCCGCCGATCCTGCTTTGGGGCGCATCGGGTTTCCTCCAGAAGGTGGCCACCAACCATCTCCCCGGTGAGACGGCGGCGCTGGTTTATCTTGGCGCGTTCGTGCCGGTCGGGATCTTCTTTGCGTTGCGGGCGCCGTGGCCGGAGGCGATTCCTCCGCGTGCCTGGGGTCTGGCGGCGGCGCTCGGATTCTTCATCGCGTTTGGGAACTTCGCCGTGCTGGCTGCCTACGCGCGCGGCGGTCAGGCCTCGGTGATCGCGCCGATGAGCAATCTCTATCCCATCATCAGCGTGCCCGTGGCCGTGCTCTGGTTTCAGGAGAGCATCGGCCCGCGCGAGGCCGTGGCGATCGCCGCCGCGCTGGTCTCCGTGGCCGCGCTCTCGTGGGAGACCGCCGGCCGAACCTCCGGGATGGCCGTCTCAACCTCATGAATCTCCATGCCCCAATCCATCACTGAGCTTCTGCGCACGGGTGTCGTCATCGGCGACGGCGGTTATCTCATCGAACTCGAACGACGCGGCCACGTGGACAGCGGCTCGGGCCGTGAGAAGGTCGGCACCGGACGCGGCAGCGGGCAGTTCACGCCCGAGGTGGCCATCGAGAACCCGGACGCGCTCCGCGAACTGCACCGTGAATTCCTCAAGGCCGGCTCGAACGTGCTTCAGGCCCTGACCTTCTTCGGCACGCGTGAAAAATTGAACCGCGCCGGTTACGGGGCGGACACGGAAAGGATCAATGTCGCCGCCGTGAAGCTGGCGAAGGAGGTCGCGGGCGACCGGGCGCTGGTGGCAGGCAGCGTCTCCCGCACCCAGCTCACGGAACGGGAGGGCATGACCTCACTGGACAAGTCGCGCGACCATCTCGCCGAGCAGATCCGGCTGCTCAAGGATGCGGGCGTGGACTTCCTGATCCTCGAGACCTTCTTCCACCTCGCGGAGATGGAGGTCGCGCTGCGATGTGCGGCGGATGCCGGCCTGCCCGCCGTGGCGACCATGAGCTTCCGTCCCCTCATCACCCGGTGCAGTGACGACAGGACGCCTGCCGAATGCGCGCGGGCGATGGCGGATCTCGGGGCCATTGCCGTGGGCGCGAATTGCGAACAGGACCCGCAACGGATGCTGCCGTTGCTGCGGGAGATGCGCGCGGCGGCGACGGTGCCGCTGGCCGCGCAGCCGGCGGCGTTCCACACCACGGAGGCATGCCACAGCTTCACGCGCCTGCCGGCGTTCCCCGACGACCTGGAGACGATCCAGGTCCCGCGCGGTGCGTTTGTGGAGTTCGGGAAATGGGCGCGCGCCGAGGGCGTGGCGTACGCGGGCGGATGCTGCGGCTGCAACGCGGCCTACATCCGGGCGCTGGCAGCGGGCGTGAGTCAGGCCGCGTAGGATCCGATGCGATGCCCCGGGCAGGGCGCCATGGAGAACTCCGTGACGACGATGAACACCCGTTCCCCCGCCAACATGCCTTTGTCCATATCACCCTGGGTTGAACCATGAATGTCCTGGTCTTTCAGACGGCCGAACAGGCCAACGCCGCCGCTGCCGAAACGCTGGCGGGATGGCTGGTCGCGCCGGGAACCCGCAACGTGATGCTCGCCGCAGGGAACACGCCGCTCGAACTGTACCGGCTTGTCGCTGCGCGCCGGCTGGCGCTCGCCCATCTGAATGTCTTCGCCCTCGACGAGTACGTGGGTGTGCCGCGGGATGAACCCCGCAACTGTGCCAATCTCATCCGCCGCACCGCCGTCGGGCCGTGGGGGGTGCCGGCCGCGAACGGATTCATGGTGAGTTCGCTGGAGGCGGAGGCGCTGGCCTGCATCCGGGCCCACGAGCGGCGCATCGGGGAGATGGGCGGCCTCGATGTCATCGTTCTCGGTCTCGGCCAGAACGGGCATCTCGGCTTCAACGAGCCGGGCAGCGCGGAGGATTCCGTCGCGCGCGTGCTCGATCTCGATGCCATCTCCGTCGAGGCGAACCGGCAGTGGTTCAACGGGGACTACGCGCCCTCGCGCGGGGCGACGGTGGGAATGAAGACGATCCTCGCCGCACGACGGGTGCTGATCATGGCCTATGGCCCGCACAAGGCCGCCGCTGTGGCGTCCATGCGGCACGGCCCACGCGATGCGTCCTGCCCGGCGTCGTGGCTCCAGGGCCATGGCGACACACAGGTCTTCCTCGATGCCGCCGCCGCGAGTCGAACGGAAGCCGGACCATGAGCTTCCTTGCCGTGGGCATCGATGTGGGCGGGACGAAGATCGCCGCCGGGCTGGCGGCGTTTCCGGAGGGTTCGCTGTACGGGCGGCGCACGATTCCGACGCGCGCGGAACGGGGCGGACGCGCGGTGCTCGACGAGGTGCTGCGGCTCGCGCGGGAACTGGCCGGGGAGGCCGTGGCACGCGGGCAGACGATCCAGGCGATCGGTCTCGGCGTGTGCGAACTGGTGGACCGCGAAGGCCGGCTGGCCAGTGCGAACTGTATCCGGTGGCTGGACCAGCCCGTGCGCGAGGAACTCGCGGCGATCGCCCCGACGGTGCTGGAAGCCGATGTCCGCGCCGCCGCGCAGGCCGAGGCGTGGTTCGGTGCGGCACAAACCTTCCGGGATTTCCTCTATGTCACCGTCGGCACGGGCATCAGTTGCTGTCTCATGCTCGACGGACGGCCGTATGCCGGCTCGCGGGGTGCGACCGGCACGATGGGCAGCAGTCCTTTGAGCGTGCCGTGCGAAACCTGTGGCGGCGTGAACACGCGCACGCTGGAGGAGATCGCCTCCGGCCCGGCGCTGGTGGCCCGCTTCAACGCCGTTGGCGGCGTGGCCACGAGCGGTCAGGACGTGCTGGCGGCGGCCATGTCCGGCCATCCCGAAGCCCGCCGGATCGTCACGACCGCAAGCCGCGCTCTCGAGTCCCAGGTCGCTCTGCTCGTCAACATTCTCGACCCGGAGGCCGTCGTTCTGGGCGGCGGACTGGGCTTGAGCGAGGGCGCGTACTGGGACGAATTCATCGCCGCGACCCGCCGGCACATCTGGTCGGAGACCCACCGCGGCCTGCCGATGCTCCGCGCCGCCACCGGGGCCGACGCCGGCTGGCTCGGCGCCGCAGCGAAGGCCTGGAGACAGGTCGCATGAACCGGGTGCACCCCGACGCTCGCGCTGCCGGCGCCCCCTTCCGGTCGTTCCTCCGATTCGCTGCCTTCTCACGCAGAACCCGGGGATGCGCCGGGCGCGGGAGCGGCGTGCGATTCCGCATCGCTCCCGTCGCGTCCCAGCCCTAGGCTGGCGCCGATGAATCGCGAGGCGTGGTTCGTGTTTTTCGGCATGGTGGTGGTGGCGGTCCTGAGTGCCACCGGCTACGTCGCCTGGCAGAAACATCGCCAACTCGAGATCGTCCGGACCCAGCTCTCCGATCTGCGCCGCGACGGCGAGGCCCACGCTGCAAGACTGGCGGAGGCGTGGAAGGAAGTGGAGATGACGCGGGATCGTGAGGAGGCGCTCGCCGAACAGATGGCCCGGGCTGCCAGCTCCCAGAAGCGCCTCGAATCGGAACTGCGCTCCGTCCTCGAGTCCCGCGATGTGGCCGTCTCCGATCTTCAGGGGCGCCTGACGGTCACGATCCTCGACCGCATCCTGTTCGATTCCGGGGACGCCACCCTGAAGCCGGAGGGCATGAGGGTCCTCGACGAAGTGGCCCAGGTCCTTGCCCGGTACACCAACCGTCCGGTCCAGGTGTTCGGGCACACGGACAATGTTCCCATCCGGTTGCGCTTCCCCAGCAACTGGGAACTCTCGATGGCCCGCGCCCTGGCGGCGGTCCGGTACCTCACGGAGAAGGCCGGAGTGGACCCCAGGCGGCTTTCGGCGGTGGGGTGCGGCGAACATCAGCCGATCGCCGACAATGCCACCCCCGAAGGCCGCGCCCGAAACCGTCGCATCGCCCTGGTGGTGCTCCCCGATCTGTTCGTTCCCACCGATGTCGTGCCAGACGAACCCGGGGAACCCGGGGAACCGGCCGTCCCCGATGCATTCCCGGAAGACGTTCCGGTCCATTCCCCCGCAGGGGCGAGTGGGCGTCTGCCCGATGATGGGGATTCCGTCGAACCCGTCGCACCCTCCACTCCCGCCAAGTCCCCCGCGCCGATGCCGGCTCCGGGCGCCGTCTCGCCCCCGCCTGAGGCACAGCCCCTTGCGGATCCTCCGCCCCGGGATCCCGGACTCTTCGATGGGCCGGTCGAGGTCACGCCGGAAGAGGACACGCCGGTGCCGGGTACGCCGCAGGATCCCGGACAACGGCGCGACTAGCCGCTCCTTCTCCCCGGGGTCAGGATTCCGGAGGCTGTGCGGCCGGGTCGGAACCTCTTTCGAGGCCGGGCGTGCCGGAACCGGTGCCCGGGGCATCGACCCTGCAACCGAGTTCCCGGAGGCGCTGAAGCTTGTAGATCAGGGCCCGCCGGCTGATGCCGAGCACACGGGCCGTCCCGGTGCGGTTGAAATCCTGCTCGTGCAGGACCTGAAGGATGGTCTGCCGTTCGAGGGCATCGAGACGCATCACCTCGCCGGGGTCCGGCGGCGGCCCCGCCGTGACCGTCGCCGTCGCGCGGATGCGGTTGGGCAGGTGTTCGGGCAGGACGACGTCGCCGCGCGAGAGGAGCGCGGCCCGTTCCATGGCGTTGCGAAGTTCCCGCACATTGCCCGGCCAGGCGTAGCGATCGAGGATTTCGGTCACCGCGGAAGAGAGGCGGGCCCGGCCTTGGGCGAACTGCTCGAGAAAATGGTTGGCGAGAGGCTGGATGTCCTCCCGCCGTTCGCGCAAAGGGGGGACGCTCAGTTCCACCACGTTGAGGCGGTAGAACAGGTCCTCGCGAAACCGTCCCTGGCGGACCTCCTCCTCGAGGTTCCGGTTCGAGGCCGCCAGGATGCGCGCGTTGGAGCCGATCTCCCGGTTCGAACCGACCCGCTGGAAGCGGCCGTCCTGGGTCACCCTCAGGAGCTTGGCCTGAAGGTTCGGCGACATGTCGCCGATCTCGTCCAGGAAGATGGTCCCGTCGGTGGCCTGCTCGAACCGTCCGATCCGCTGGCTGGTGGCCCCGGTGAAGGCACCACGTTCGTGGCCGAACAACTCGCTTTCGAGAAGCGCCTCGGGAATGGCCGCGCAATTGACCTTCACCAGGGGGCCGTCCGCGCGATGGCTCCAATGATGGATCACGTCGGCCAGCACCTCCTTGCCGGCCCCGCTCTCGCCGGCCATCAGGACCCGGCTGTCGGACCCGGCGATCAACGCGGCATCCCGGAACAGGGCCCGCATCAGGGGGCTTCGCGCCACCACATGCGGGGGCAGGGCACGGTCGGGAACGGCGGGAGAGGGACCGGCCTGGACCAGGCCCAGCGCGTGCCGCACCGACGCGAGCAATTCGTCCAGGTCGATCGGTTTGGAGAGGTAATTCACCGCGCCATCCCGCATGGCGCCCACCGCCTCCCGGATGTCGGCGTACCCCGTCACCAGCAGGACCGGGAGCACCGCATGGCGTTCGCGGGCCCGACGCAGCGTTTCCAGGCCGGAGATCCCCGGCATCCGCACATCGGAGATCATCATCCCGAAGCCGCCCTCGGCGAGCAGGGCCAGGGCCTCCTCCCCGCATGGGGCCGTCACCGTCTCGAATCCCTGGCTCCGCAGAAACGCCTCCAGCAGACCCCGCTGTCCGGCATCGTCGTCCACGATCAGGAGGCGGGCCGCGGAAACCGGGGCGTCGCGGGCGGCGGAGCGCATGGGACTCCGATTCAGGCCTTGGGTGCCGCCTGGAGGCGACTCAATTCGAACACGGCGCCGCGCGGCCGGTTGGGCAGGCAACGAATCTCCCAGCCGTGGGCCAACACGATCTGCTGGACCACCGCCAGACCCAGGCCCGTCCCGCCCGGATGGGTGGTGAAGTACGGCCGGAAGATCTCCTCCCGCAGCGCCTCCGGCACACCCGGTCCGTCGTCACGGATCTGGATCCGGAACCCGCCCGAATCGGAGCGTTGCGACACCACCTCGATGCGCCCGCCGCGGTCCCCCGCCTGAATGGCGTTGAGGAAGAGGTTGAACAGCGCCTGCCGCACCAGCGGTTCGTCACCCTGCACCGCCGGCAGGTCCGGGGCGGCATCGAGGGTCATCCCCCGCTCCTCGAGGTCCGAGCCCAACGCCCGGGCCACCTCGGCGACAACGCTGCCCAGCGGCACCGCGCTCCAGCGCACTTCGCGCGGGCGCGAGTAGTTGATGAACTCGTTGAGCTGCGCGGTCACCCGGTCCGTCTTGGCAATGATGTCGCGCGACTTCGCCTCGATCTCGGGGGATCCGGCGACCTGCCGCGAAATCAGCGTGGCCAGCCCCCGGATGATGTTGAGGGGATTGCGCGTCTCGTGCGCCAGGCCGGCCGCCGCGAGGTTCATCTCCTTGAGGCGGGTGTTCAACTCGGCGGCCCGCGCCAGGCGCACCTCCAGTTCGGAGGAATGGCCGAGGTTCCGCCACGCCAGACCCAACCCCAGCGCAGACACCGCGGCGAACGCGGCGATCACCCCGCGCGCCCACAGGTCCTGCGTGCAGACGGCCCGCATCGAATGGGTGGACAACACCAGCACGAAACTGTGCACCCCCTGTTTCTGCACCAGCGTCCGGTACTCCTCCTCGCCCATCCAGAACGGGCGCCCAAACGGGAACCGGCCATCCCCCCGGCGAGGCCTCGGCCGGTTCCACTCCTCGTGCCCTTCGCCTCCGGCCTCATCCGTCTCGTCGCGCTCCCGGGCCCCGCCCGCAGCCCGCGACCGGAATCCTTCGGGCCCTCCGGGCGGCGGACCGGGTGGACGCTCCGGCCCAAGGCCGGTCCGTTCGTTGCGGGGAGGCAGAACGATGGTGGTCGAGCGCGACTCGGCCTCGCTGGTCACATTCGTCCCGAGGTCCACCAGGTTCATCAACGCGACGAAATCCCGGCGCCAGTACTCCGCCCGGGGCACCAGTTCCCGGAGGTCGAACTCGATCGGTTCCCCCGCGGACGCGACCACTTCCTCGGCGTCGTTGAGAAGGGCGATGGTGTGGAGTTCCCCGGGACGGATGAGCGGCTTGAGGGCCAGTTCGATGCGTTCCTTCGAGACCAGGCCCCCGAACCGCCGCTGCGAATGGATGACAAAACCGAGTGTCGTCGAAATGTCCTTGGCCCGGTGAATCAGTTCGGTCCGCGCCACCTGCCGCACCCTCCGGTGCTCGACCACCTGCCAGCCCACCACCAGCAGCCAGAGGAGGGTGAGCCCCCCGTACACCCACCGGGTGCTCCGACTGATGTGCGCGCTCACGGGGAATGCGGGGGCCCGGCGCAGGTCAGCGGTTGCGCTGACGCCGTTCGGACCGGGTTTCACCCCGGCCGGGGGCCGGCGCGGGACGCGGTTGATCGTGCAGGAAGCGGTTCAGTTCGGCTTCCGAGAAGGCCTGCGGGACCAGTTCCTGATGCGCCCGCTCCCGGTCCGCCACGGCCGCCAGATGGGCCGGCGCCTTGACAATGTGCGGCGTGAGAAAGATCAGCAGTTCCGTCTTTGTCCCCGCCTGGCTCCGCCGCTTGAACAGGTTTCCCAGCAGCGGGATGTCACCCAGGAACGGCACCTTGCTGTCGGTCTCGATCTTGTTGTTCGACATCAGCCCCCCGATGATCACCGTCTGCCCGTCCGGCGTGACCACCACCGTGTCCGCCGACCGCGAGTTGATCACCGGAGCGTTCACCCCGGCCGCAATGGGCACCGTCGCGTCCGAGAGGTTCGAGATCTCCGGCGAGACAATCATCTCCACCATGCCGTCCGAAGTGATGAAAGGGGTGACCCGCAGGATGATGCCAACGCTGGTGTAGCTGACGGCGTTGATCTGGTTGCCGAAGTTGTCGTACCGCACGTTGGTGATCAGCGGCACCTGTTGCCCGACCGTGATCACCGCCTGCTGGTTGTTGCGGGCAAGGATCGAGGGACGCGACAGCACCTCGGTCTTGCCGGCCTCGGCGATGGCGCGCAGCGTCACCTGAAAATCGTCTCCAAGGATCTGGTAGATCCCGGCGCCGGGCGGGGTCGGCAACGCGCCCTGCTGGGCGAGACCGAAGGCCTGGTTGATGCTTCCGGTCGTCGAATTGCCCATGCCGCGCCGGTAGTTCCCCTCGATTCCGATGTCGAAGCCCTTGCGGTAGGTCACCTCGAGAAAGACCACCTTGATCAGGACCTGGGGCGCCGGACGGTCGAGGTTGGTGACCACCTGGCTCACGTAGGACGCCGTCTCCTCGTCGGCCACCACGATCAGCTTCCGGGTCTCCTGATCGAAGGTGACCGTGGCCCCTCCGATCTGGGTGCTGCTCGGGTAGTTGATGGCCCCGGCCCGCTGGGCGGTCTGCGACCATGCGGGGCTGGTCAGGGCCATGACGCCCGCGGCAACCCACGCCGCGGCGAAAAAGGGACGCATCCAGGCGGCGGAAGCGCCCCGGAGGCGTGGGAAACGCTTCGGACCGCACAACGCCTGCGGCCCCGGTCGGGCATCGGTTTGGAACAACGATTCCTTTGGCATGTTGGATACTTTCGATCGCCTCAAGACAGCCGTCCTGACGGACATCCCCGACTACCGCTGCCCTCCGAAGTTGGCCCCGCCCACGTTGCCCCCGAAGCCGGTGCCCGTTCGTTGCCCCGCACCAAACCCCTGGTTCTGAGTCTGCGTCTGCCGGGTGTTCAACGCATTGTTGCCCTGGCGCTGGGTGTTCCGCGTATTGCGGTTCAAGCCCACGTTCTGGTCCGGGAAGAGCGTCTGAAGCACCTCCTGCACCGCCTGGGGATCCGAGTTCTCGACGTCGTACACGAACACCCGCTGCTTCCGGGCGGGGTCGGCGTCGAGTTGGTTCAGCATGGCGGCAATCTGACCCATCAAGTCCCGGGCGGCGCTCACCACCACCGACCCGGTCCGCAGATCCGGAACCGCCACCACCTTGCTCTGCTGCTGCATGCGGCTGCTGGCGTCCGTGCTTCCCCGGGCGTTGCCCCCCTGCGGTCCGCCGCCGAACCGCACCTGGCCGCGCTGATTGCCGGTCTGCTGGCGCGACGTGTCAGAGAACAGGTCGTTGAGCAGTGTCGCGGTCTCCTGCGGATCAGCGTGCGTCAGGCGGAAGACCCGGAGTTCGGTAATGTCGTCCACATTGACATCCATCTCCTCGATCACCCCGGCAATCACCAGCATCTGCTCCTCGGGCGCGTTCACCACCACGGCGTTGCTCCGCTCGTCGGCGACCGCCACCACCCGCGGCACAGGAGCCCGGCCGCTGGTCGCTGCGGTTTCCCCTCCCGCCTGCGCTCCACCCCCGCGGATCTGGTTGAGAAACCGAGCCGCACCGCCGCCCGGCCCCCCCCCGCCCGCATTCCGCTGCGTCTCCTGCGGCTGGAACAGGTCGCGGATCACCGTGGCCACGATCTTGGCGTCGGAGAAGTAGAGGGGAAACACCCGCACGGTCGAGACGCTCGAGATCGCCGTGTCCAGCGCCCGTACGATGGACGCCATGCGCCGGATGTTGGTCTGCGTATCGGTGATCAGCAGGGCATTGCCACCCTCATTGGCCGTCAGGGTGGCCGTGGTCGGCAACAGCGGCTGCAGATCCTTCACCAACTGCACCGCATTGATGAAGCGCACCGGGATGATCTGGGTGACGATCTCGTCATTCCGCGGCAGGCCCTCGAGGTCGCGGTCGTTCGCCCAGTCCACCACCCGCACCGGAATGTCCCGGGTCTTGGCCTCGTCCTTCCGCACGATGGTCAGCGTCCGGCCCTGCCGGATGGCGGCGTACCCGTTGCGGTTCAACACCGAGTTCAACAGGGTCACGGCCTCCTCGCGGTCCAGTGGCTGGTTGCTCCACACATCGACCCTTCCCTCCACCTGGGTTTCGAGGTTGATGATGAACCCCGCCGCGTCGCTGAGGTAGTCCAGTACCAGTTCGAGCGGCACCCCCCGGAAATTGAGCCTCAGTCCGTTCTCCCCGTCCGCCATCGGCGCCGCGGGCGGGGTTGGAAGGGACGAGGGCCGTGCAGGCCGGCCGGCGTCCCGCCGGTCGGGCACCGCCGA belongs to Verrucomicrobiia bacterium and includes:
- a CDS encoding DMT family transporter — encoded protein: MPGAGGLFILAAVPAWFIWTTTALLSWGLWAVLSKALGDALTAEQSQALSTLGLLPILPALAWRSRGRLRGASSRGLALAFLGGVITCLGNIAFYAALARGEKVAAVASLTAISPLVTVLLAVLLLRERMNRVQLAGLAMSFVAIWLFNVQHERGLLSSTVLFALPPILLWGASGFLQKVATNHLPGETAALVYLGAFVPVGIFFALRAPWPEAIPPRAWGLAAALGFFIAFGNFAVLAAYARGGQASVIAPMSNLYPIISVPVAVLWFQESIGPREAVAIAAALVSVAALSWETAGRTSGMAVSTS
- a CDS encoding OmpA family protein; its protein translation is MNREAWFVFFGMVVVAVLSATGYVAWQKHRQLEIVRTQLSDLRRDGEAHAARLAEAWKEVEMTRDREEALAEQMARAASSQKRLESELRSVLESRDVAVSDLQGRLTVTILDRILFDSGDATLKPEGMRVLDEVAQVLARYTNRPVQVFGHTDNVPIRLRFPSNWELSMARALAAVRYLTEKAGVDPRRLSAVGCGEHQPIADNATPEGRARNRRIALVVLPDLFVPTDVVPDEPGEPGEPAVPDAFPEDVPVHSPAGASGRLPDDGDSVEPVAPSTPAKSPAPMPAPGAVSPPPEAQPLADPPPRDPGLFDGPVEVTPEEDTPVPGTPQDPGQRRD
- a CDS encoding 6-phosphogluconolactonase; this translates as MNVLVFQTAEQANAAAAETLAGWLVAPGTRNVMLAAGNTPLELYRLVAARRLALAHLNVFALDEYVGVPRDEPRNCANLIRRTAVGPWGVPAANGFMVSSLEAEALACIRAHERRIGEMGGLDVIVLGLGQNGHLGFNEPGSAEDSVARVLDLDAISVEANRQWFNGDYAPSRGATVGMKTILAARRVLIMAYGPHKAAAVASMRHGPRDASCPASWLQGHGDTQVFLDAAAASRTEAGP
- a CDS encoding sigma-54-dependent Fis family transcriptional regulator yields the protein MRSAARDAPVSAARLLIVDDDAGQRGLLEAFLRSQGFETVTAPCGEEALALLAEGGFGMMISDVRMPGISGLETLRRARERHAVLPVLLVTGYADIREAVGAMRDGAVNYLSKPIDLDELLASVRHALGLVQAGPSPAVPDRALPPHVVARSPLMRALFRDAALIAGSDSRVLMAGESGAGKEVLADVIHHWSHRADGPLVKVNCAAIPEALLESELFGHERGAFTGATSQRIGRFEQATDGTIFLDEIGDMSPNLQAKLLRVTQDGRFQRVGSNREIGSNARILAASNRNLEEEVRQGRFREDLFYRLNVVELSVPPLRERREDIQPLANHFLEQFAQGRARLSSAVTEILDRYAWPGNVRELRNAMERAALLSRGDVVLPEHLPNRIRATATVTAGPPPDPGEVMRLDALERQTILQVLHEQDFNRTGTARVLGISRRALIYKLQRLRELGCRVDAPGTGSGTPGLERGSDPAAQPPES
- a CDS encoding homocysteine S-methyltransferase family protein — encoded protein: MPQSITELLRTGVVIGDGGYLIELERRGHVDSGSGREKVGTGRGSGQFTPEVAIENPDALRELHREFLKAGSNVLQALTFFGTREKLNRAGYGADTERINVAAVKLAKEVAGDRALVAGSVSRTQLTEREGMTSLDKSRDHLAEQIRLLKDAGVDFLILETFFHLAEMEVALRCAADAGLPAVATMSFRPLITRCSDDRTPAECARAMADLGAIAVGANCEQDPQRMLPLLREMRAAATVPLAAQPAAFHTTEACHSFTRLPAFPDDLETIQVPRGAFVEFGKWARAEGVAYAGGCCGCNAAYIRALAAGVSQAA
- a CDS encoding peptidyl-prolyl cis-trans isomerase; translation: MKTPRTAIARPEPSFSRPPAPRTTALSRIAPLLLLPFLASCGPYTTSKTTAVASEGVALSQGAIAVVGSQAISPDTLLGAWIQRNQGTVAPADKAAVLDDLIRRELLHAEARRTAFDERPDILAAWRDFVINRFAEERERTGGALPPPTEAEIEDHYERHLSHYSSPERIRAALILIRQSPLADEERKEALVARLAALRDQAVQQADSAPDFGELARAHSEHRATRHLGGDVGWMTHDTAAGAWPDEVVTALFALRRQGEISPAIRTSEGLFLLKLIARQPSEPLPLADVRERISQQLSRTRALEAEAAFYEGLKRAHPVRIDTNLLAELCQAPPRVAIRPPHLPLR
- a CDS encoding ROK family protein produces the protein MSFLAVGIDVGGTKIAAGLAAFPEGSLYGRRTIPTRAERGGRAVLDEVLRLARELAGEAVARGQTIQAIGLGVCELVDREGRLASANCIRWLDQPVREELAAIAPTVLEADVRAAAQAEAWFGAAQTFRDFLYVTVGTGISCCLMLDGRPYAGSRGATGTMGSSPLSVPCETCGGVNTRTLEEIASGPALVARFNAVGGVATSGQDVLAAAMSGHPEARRIVTTASRALESQVALLVNILDPEAVVLGGGLGLSEGAYWDEFIAATRRHIWSETHRGLPMLRAATGADAGWLGAAAKAWRQVA